In one Brevibacterium sp. CBA3109 genomic region, the following are encoded:
- a CDS encoding GNAT family N-acetyltransferase, with protein sequence MSVDLDAYVEMSADPEVRRYLGGPVSAQRLRARIEARGIASVTEDPGAFVIAKPSSGQLLGTLMLERRSAHRRGHVEPDADELEVSYLLRRRSWGQGLATEAVSLLLRTAAAHLPDQTVLAVTQSSNLLSLALAQRIGFAYAGTFTEFDAEQWLGVGRLHTLGRVEQG encoded by the coding sequence GTGTCGGTCGACCTCGATGCCTATGTCGAGATGTCTGCGGACCCCGAAGTCCGCCGCTACCTGGGTGGCCCGGTATCGGCCCAACGACTGCGCGCACGCATCGAGGCCCGCGGGATCGCATCTGTCACCGAAGACCCTGGAGCCTTCGTTATCGCTAAACCGTCGTCAGGGCAACTGCTCGGAACCCTGATGCTCGAAAGGCGCTCCGCCCATCGTCGAGGCCATGTCGAACCGGACGCCGACGAACTGGAGGTGTCGTACCTGCTGCGAAGACGCTCATGGGGACAGGGCCTGGCCACTGAAGCAGTATCTCTGCTCCTGCGCACGGCCGCCGCGCATCTTCCAGATCAGACCGTCCTCGCCGTCACGCAGAGCTCGAATCTGCTATCTCTCGCCCTCGCCCAGCGAATCGGTTTTGCCTATGCGGGCACCTTCACTGAGTTCGATGCGGAGCAATGGCTCGGCGTCGGCCGACTCCACACCCTCGGCCGCGTCGAACAGGGCTGA